The Williamsia sp. DF01-3 genome has a window encoding:
- the gcvH gene encoding glycine cleavage system protein GcvH → MTDKQTPDDLRYTTEHEWVKKVSDTTVRVGITDYAQDQLGDVVFVQLPAVDDEVVVGESFAEVESTKSVSDIFGPLAGVVTNVNDRLEASPDLVNSEPYGMGWLVEINVGDDADLDAVLGEMLDASGYREVTAG, encoded by the coding sequence GTGACCGACAAGCAGACTCCTGACGATCTGCGTTACACCACCGAGCACGAGTGGGTGAAAAAGGTGTCCGACACGACCGTTCGGGTCGGGATCACCGATTACGCGCAGGACCAGCTCGGCGACGTCGTCTTCGTTCAGTTGCCCGCGGTGGATGACGAGGTGGTCGTGGGGGAGTCGTTCGCCGAGGTCGAGTCGACGAAGAGCGTGTCGGACATCTTCGGTCCGCTCGCCGGAGTCGTGACCAACGTGAACGACCGGCTCGAAGCAAGTCCTGACCTGGTCAACTCCGAGCCCTACGGCATGGGCTGGTTGGTGGAGATCAACGTTGGTGACGACGCAGATCTCGACGCCGTGTTGGGTGAGATGCTCGATGCGTCCGGATATCGCGAAGTCACTGCCGGATAG
- a CDS encoding CDP-alcohol phosphatidyltransferase family protein — protein sequence MEEVGPEPVVETNRIFTVPNLLSAVRLVMVPVFLWVLLAKEADGWAFAILFFAGLSDWADGKIARLMNQSSRLGALLDPAADRLYMLVIPIGLAIRGIMPWWLIGVLIGRDVLLLASAPLLRSRGLTALPVIYIGKAATFALMYGFPMILAGQLDSVIGDIFYPCGWAFMIWGTGMYLWSFVLYWIQVVQVMRTMPPVHDAKSSPDNSPR from the coding sequence ATGGAGGAAGTCGGCCCGGAACCGGTTGTGGAAACGAATCGGATATTCACCGTTCCGAACTTGCTCAGCGCCGTTCGGCTCGTGATGGTGCCGGTGTTCCTCTGGGTTCTGCTCGCGAAGGAAGCCGACGGCTGGGCGTTCGCGATCCTGTTCTTCGCGGGGCTGTCCGACTGGGCGGACGGCAAGATCGCCCGGCTCATGAACCAGTCGTCCAGATTGGGCGCTCTCCTCGATCCCGCAGCCGATCGGCTCTACATGCTGGTCATACCGATCGGCCTGGCGATCCGCGGGATCATGCCGTGGTGGCTGATCGGTGTACTCATCGGCCGGGACGTCCTCTTGCTGGCGAGCGCGCCCCTGCTGCGCAGCCGCGGCCTCACGGCCCTGCCTGTGATCTACATCGGCAAGGCAGCGACGTTCGCGCTGATGTACGGGTTCCCGATGATCCTTGCCGGGCAACTCGATTCGGTCATAGGCGACATCTTCTATCCGTGTGGATGGGCCTTCATGATCTGGGGCACGGGCATGTACCTGTGGTCGTTTGTCCTCTACTGGATACAGGTGGTGCAGGTGATGCGCACGATGCCGCCCGTGCATGACGCGAAAAGCTCACCAGACAACTCGCCCCGATGA
- a CDS encoding DinB family protein, with amino-acid sequence MGTTSSSGRVRRRRDTPPPRTGSSEVEVLRGFLDYLRTSIVAKVEGAPEPQVRAAAVPSGTNLLGLLNHLVHVERATFLGETVTRWQSTFTAEASDSVDDVIARYREAVESANDVLDDCADLAARLPRSAPGRPAPSVRWALTHMIEETGRHAGHADILRELIDGQTGR; translated from the coding sequence ATGGGGACCACGAGCTCGTCCGGTCGCGTCAGGCGTCGTCGGGACACGCCGCCGCCCCGGACCGGTAGCAGCGAAGTCGAGGTACTCAGAGGATTCCTCGACTACTTGAGGACCTCGATCGTCGCGAAGGTGGAAGGCGCTCCCGAACCGCAGGTGCGGGCGGCCGCGGTACCTTCTGGAACGAACTTGCTCGGCCTGCTCAACCATCTCGTTCATGTGGAACGGGCGACATTCCTCGGCGAGACGGTCACCAGGTGGCAGTCGACCTTCACCGCCGAGGCATCGGACAGCGTCGATGACGTGATCGCCAGGTACCGGGAGGCCGTCGAATCGGCGAACGATGTCCTCGACGACTGTGCCGATCTCGCCGCACGTCTGCCACGTTCCGCGCCGGGACGTCCTGCGCCAAGCGTTCGTTGGGCTCTGACCCACATGATCGAGGAGACGGGCCGCCACGCGGGTCACGCCGACATCTTGCGCGAGCTGATCGACGGTCAGACCGGGCGCTGA